Proteins encoded within one genomic window of Argiope bruennichi chromosome 7, qqArgBrue1.1, whole genome shotgun sequence:
- the LOC129975011 gene encoding gastrula zinc finger protein XlCGF7.1-like isoform X1 — protein sequence MCSEVFSSQEYMISQILTDIKEKPFVCDVCNRGFSFRGSLKRHLRTHTKDNLCACNVCYKTFSVLGSLKDHLRTHTKEKPYVCDICSKAFYRKGSLTAHLRTHTKEKPYFCEICSKTFSQRSNLKTHLRTHTKEKPYVCEICSEAFSQKVDLKNHLCTHKKEKPYICEICNKAFSQRGSLKIHLRTHTNEKPYICEVCNKAFTLRGSLKIHLRTHTNEKPYICEACNKAFTVIESLKIHIRTHTKEKPYICEICHKAFPGRRHLMIHLRTHTNEIPYVCEICSKTFSERGNLKKHLSTHIKEKLHI from the coding sequence ATGTGTAGTGAAGTCTTTTCTTCGCAGGAATATATGATATCACAAATCTTGACGGATATTAAAGAGAAACCATTTGTTTGTGATGTGTGCAACAGAGGGTTCTCTTTTCGAGGAagtttaaagagacatttaaggacgcatacgaaagatAATCTGTGTGCTTGTAATGTgtgttataaaacattttctgtgtTAGGAAGTTTAAAGGACCATTTacggacgcatacgaaagagaaaccgtatgtttgtgataTTTGCAGTAAAGCTTTTTATCGAAAAGGAAGTTTAACGGCCCATTTACGGACGcacacgaaagagaaaccgtactTTTGTGAGATATGCAGTAAAACGTTTTCTCAACGATcaaatttaaagacacatttacggacgcatacgaaagagaaaccgtatgtttgtgagatttgcagtgAAGCTTTTTCTCAAAAAGTTGATCTAAAGAACCATTTATGTACGCATAAgaaagagaaaccatatatttgtgagatatgcaataaagcgttttctcaaAGAGGaagtttaaagatacatttaaggacgcatacgaatgagaaaccatatatttgtgagGTATGCAACAAAGCGTTTACTCTAAGAGGaagtttaaagatacatttaaggacgcatacgaatgagaaaccatatatttgtgagGCATGCAACAAAGCGTTTACTGTAATAGAAAGTTTAAAGATACATATAAGGacacatacgaaagagaaaccttaTATTTGTGAGATATGCCATAAAGCGTTTCCTGGACGAAGACACTTAATGATACATTTAAGAACGCACACGAATGAGAtaccgtatgtttgtgagatatgcagtaaaacattttctgagcgaggaaatttaaagaaacatttaagtaCGCATATAAAAGAGAAACTGCACATTTGA
- the LOC129975014 gene encoding zinc finger protein 26-like produces MHIRTHTKEKPYVCEICSEAFSQNGTLNVHLRTHTREKPYVCDISNKAFSEPSNLEIHIRTHTKEKPYVCEICSEAFSQKGNLNIHLRTHTNEKPYICEICNKAFSRRGCLKKHLRTHTKEKPHVCEICNKAFSKRGNLKIHLLTHTKEKPYVCEICSAAFSLIESLKRHLLTHTKEKPYVCEICSKAFSQKGNLNRHLRTHTNEKPYICEICNKAFSRRGCLKKHLRTHTKEKLYVWEICSEAFSEKQILKNHLRTHTKEKPYVCEICSKAFSQKGNLNIHLRTHTKEKPYVCEICSEAFSQKSNLNYHLRTHTNEKPYICDICNKAFSQKGCLKTHLRTHTKEKPYICEICSKTFFQKKHLKCHLLTHTNEKPYICEICNKAFSRRGCLKRHLMTHTKEKPYICEICSKTFYQRGHLNVHLRTHTKEKPYVCEICSETFFQKGHLKCHLRTHTNEKPYICEICNKAFSRRGCLKRHLMTHTKEKPYICEICSKTFSRRENLKVHLRTHTKEKLHI; encoded by the coding sequence atgcatataaggacgcatacgaaagagaaaccgtatgtttgtgagatttgcagtgAAGCTTTTTCTCAAAATGGAACATTAAATGTTCATTTACGCACGCATACGAGAGAGAAACCATATGTTTGTGACATTTCCAATAAAGCGTTTTCTGAGCCAAGCAATTTAGAGATACATAtaaggacgcatacgaaagagaaaccgtatgtttgtgagatttgcagtgaagctttttctcaaaaaggaaatttaaatatacatttacggacgcatacgaatgagaaaccatatatttgtgagatatgcaataaagcattttctcGAAGAGGatgtttaaagaaacatttacggacgcatacaaaagagaaaccgcatgtttgtgagatttgcaataaagcgttttctaAGCGAGGCAATTTAAAGATACATCTACTTAcgcatacaaaagagaaaccgtatgtttgtgagatttgcagtgCAGCTTTTTCTCTAATAGAAAGTTTAAAGAGACATCTACTTAcgcatacaaaagagaaaccgtatgtttgtgagatttgcagtaaagctttttctcaaaaaggaaatttaaatagacatttacggacgcatacgaatgagaaaccatatatttgtgagatatgcaataaagcattttctcGAAGAGGatgtttaaagaaacatttaaggaCGCATACAAAAGAGAAACTGTATGTTTGGGAGATTTGCAGTGAAgctttttctgaaaaacaaattttaaagaaccatttacggacgcatacaaaagagaaaccgtatgtttgtgagatttgcagtaAAGCCTTTtctcaaaaaggaaatttaaatatacatttacggacgcatacaaaagagaaaccgtatgtttgcgAGATTTGCAGTGAAGCCTtttctcaaaaatcaaatttaaattaccatttacggacgcatacgaatgagaaaccatatatttgtgatatatgcaataaagcattttctcaAAAAGGATGTTTAAAGACACATTTacggacgcatacgaaagagaaaccgtatatTTGTGAGATATGTAGTAAaacgttttttcaaaaaaaacatttaaagtgcCATTTACTGACGCATACGAAtgagaaaccatatatttgtgagatatgcaataaagcgttttctcgAAGAGGATgtttaaagagacatttaatgacgcatacgaaagagaaaccgtatatTTGTGAGATATGTAGTAAAACGTTTTATCAACGAGGACATTTAAATGTACATTTACGCAcgcatacaaaagagaaaccgtatgtttgtgagatttgcagtgAAACCTTTTTTCAAAAAGGACATTTAAAGTGCCATTTACGGACGCATACGAAtgagaaaccatatatttgtgagatatgcaataaagcgttttctcgAAGAGGATgtttaaagagacatttaatgacgcatacgaaagagaaaccgtatatTTGTGAGATATGTAGTAAAACGTTTTCTCGACGAGAAAATTTGAAGGTACATTTACGCACGCATACAAAAGAGAAACTGCACATTTGA